AAAGCGCTCGGCGATGGCGGTGGCGTAGTGCGCGCCTTGTAGGCGCAGCAGCGGCGGCGAGTCGGCCGGTGCCGCCACCACCACCGAGCGCGCCAGCCCGTCGGCGCCCAGAATGTCTTCGATGAACTCTTTGACCTCGCGCCCGCGCTCACCGATCAGGCCGACCACGATCACGTCGGCGCGGGTGAAGCGCGCCATCATGCCCAGCAGCACGCTTTTGCCCACGCCGGAGCCGGCAAAGAGCCCGATGCGCTGCCCACGCCCGACGGTGAGCAAGGCGTTGATGGCGCGCACGCCGGTATCGAGCGGCTGGCGCACCGGGGCGCGTTCCATGGCGTTGATGGGGTTGCGCTCGAGCGGGTCTATGGCCACCGCGCGCAGCGGCCCTTGGTGGTCGAGCGGTTGCCCGCGCGCGTCCACCACCCGGCCCAGCAGCCCGGCACCGAGCGGCAGGCGCAGCACGCCACGGTCGTTGGGGGGCTGCGGCTTGAGTGGGTCGCCCAGGCGCGGCTGTGGCCGGTAGGGGGGCAACTGGCGCACCCGCGCGCCGCTGGCTAGGCCTTGCACGTCGCCCGCTGGCATCAGGAAGGCGCGGTCGCCGTTGAAGCCCACCACCTCGGCCAGCACCGCGCTGTCGGGTTCGCCAGGGGTGTCGATCACGCACTGCGAACCCACCGGCGCGCGCACGCCTTGGGCTTCGAGCACCAAACCGGCCAAGCGCATCAGCCGGCCGCTGGTTTCCAGCGCGGTGTGCTGGGTGGCGGCTTGCTGCGCCAGCGCCATGAAGCTTGCCCAGCGCGGCGGCAGCGCCGGGCTTGGGGGCGCTGCGGCCAGGAGTTCAAAGGCGTGGGGTTCAGCGGCTTGGAGTTCAGGGGCTTGGAGTTCAGGGGCTTGGAGTTCAGACATCGGCTTGCCCTCCGGGCTGCCAGGGCTGCTCAAGCCCCAAGTTGGCCAGCGCCCGCTGCCAGCGTTTTTCGAGCCGTGCATCGACGCCGCCGTGGGCGCTCTCGACCACGCAGTCGCCCGGGCTCAGGGTGGGGTCGGGGTGCACCTGCACCGGCGTCTGCAGTGCCATGCCGTGCGCCTCCAGGGTTGCTTGATCGGCCAGCAGCGCGGCATCGAGCGGGTGCAGGCGCAAGGTGGCCGGGCGACCGTCGTCGATCAGCAGCGCCAGCGCTTCTTGCACCACGCTGCGCAAGGGTGGCAGCGGGGTGCTCAGCTCGCACCGCACCACCTGGCGCGCTAGCGCGCAAGCCAGCTGCAGCACCTGCTCGGCCAGCGCTTGCTCGAGCAGATCAAAACCCGCTTGCGCCTGGCGCAGCATGGCGTCGATGCGCTGCACCTGC
This sequence is a window from Serpentinimonas maccroryi. Protein-coding genes within it:
- a CDS encoding FliH/SctL family protein; translation: MPSSSRASHYQRFIPKEEVQEVEAVLFGAIGDGTPGRETQATDAEQVLDVQQALALRQQAWDEGYEAGLLAGAERTRTELQQQTLQVQREQVQRIDAMLRQAQAGFDLLEQALAEQVLQLACALARQVVRCELSTPLPPLRSVVQEALALLIDDGRPATLRLHPLDAALLADQATLEAHGMALQTPVQVHPDPTLSPGDCVVESAHGGVDARLEKRWQRALANLGLEQPWQPGGQADV
- the fliI gene encoding flagellar protein export ATPase FliI, with the protein product MALAQQAATQHTALETSGRLMRLAGLVLEAQGVRAPVGSQCVIDTPGEPDSAVLAEVVGFNGDRAFLMPAGDVQGLASGARVRQLPPYRPQPRLGDPLKPQPPNDRGVLRLPLGAGLLGRVVDARGQPLDHQGPLRAVAIDPLERNPINAMERAPVRQPLDTGVRAINALLTVGRGQRIGLFAGSGVGKSVLLGMMARFTRADVIVVGLIGERGREVKEFIEDILGADGLARSVVVAAPADSPPLLRLQGAHYATAIAERFRDDGLDVLLLMDSLSRYAMAQREIALAIGEPPATKGYPPSCFAKLPQLVERSGNAAQGKGSITAFYTVLSEGDDQQDPIADAARAILDGHIVLSRSMAESGIYPAIDIEASASRVMHNVTSAAHQQWARRYRQLYARYQKSRDLIQLGAYAAGSDPETDRAIALFPALQQFLMQDMREQAPFEASVQQLAQAIGEAAPGRGTHSFNAQP